The Candidatus Dormiibacterota bacterium genome contains a region encoding:
- a CDS encoding AMP-binding protein has protein sequence MVDITTLQQLVEQLATYGANAAVVFVDQAAIDEVSFAQLGERAQHVCVDLHQQGIKPGEPVGIFAPNSSAWIATCLGILKAGGAVMPIEAKQGEPECEKLLARTQCRLLYAEGDKRRSILSLRVLRESYASMPASEDTALLLHTSGTTGVPKSVPLTHANVLYNIRAMSEILQLGPHDRALLPLPLHHAYPLVVGLLLPLCCGASVVLPSGITGPELSRTLRVGGANWLIGVPRLYEALSSAVEQNVKERGAFAAAVFDRLIGISTALAQRGRPTFGRMVFGAVRRSIAPGLQRLASGGAALAETTERMVIGLGYEVLAGYGLTETSPIVSFNRPGHARIGSAGQALPEVDVRLRGLDAHGIGEIEVRGPSVFAGYRSDPEATREAFTADRWFRTRDLGRIDAQGYLYLHGRATETLVLAGGEKLDPESVEAGYKNAMVDEIAVLIDDGKLVALAVPSLIARSYPDVQSREAAIRAALSTCANELRRYMQLTGFALIEAPLPRTELGKLRRHLLPSLYRTARQGRGTAIIQLSPSDRALLERPIAGRMWSWLQAHFPQQHLSLDMSPQLDLGVDSLGWATLTMQIEQALGITLDERALEQVKTLRDLVALAAAKPIAKSIASSSAWLAPPNVFARVVYRAGHAINRALIRSFFPLTVEGLEHVPERGPYVLCVNHASLLDAPVLTAALPWYALRELYFAGSVEAMFSAPWKRLFSRCAHVFPADPAHGAREGLALSEAVLRRGQVLAWFPEGWLSSDGTLQPFLPGIGSLMLHVAAPIVPVYIDGTFDSLPAGRRLPRRHSLTVRFGEPLAPQRWAALSAREDAAESIALAVKEAVGDLR, from the coding sequence ATGGTCGATATCACCACGCTCCAGCAGCTCGTGGAGCAGCTCGCGACCTATGGCGCGAATGCCGCCGTCGTTTTCGTGGACCAAGCGGCGATCGACGAGGTTTCGTTCGCGCAACTCGGGGAGCGAGCGCAGCACGTCTGCGTAGACCTTCACCAACAGGGCATCAAGCCAGGCGAGCCGGTAGGCATCTTCGCTCCGAATAGCAGCGCTTGGATTGCAACCTGTCTCGGCATTCTGAAGGCGGGGGGCGCAGTGATGCCGATCGAGGCAAAACAAGGTGAACCGGAATGTGAAAAACTTCTCGCCCGAACTCAATGCCGGTTGCTCTATGCCGAAGGCGACAAGAGACGATCGATCCTTTCTTTGCGAGTGCTCCGAGAGTCATACGCATCGATGCCTGCGTCCGAAGACACCGCGCTACTTCTGCACACGTCGGGGACCACGGGAGTACCGAAGTCGGTCCCGCTCACGCATGCAAACGTCTTATACAATATCAGGGCGATGAGCGAGATTCTTCAACTCGGCCCGCATGATCGGGCGCTCCTCCCGTTGCCGCTTCACCACGCCTATCCCCTCGTGGTCGGACTTCTCTTGCCGCTCTGCTGCGGCGCATCGGTCGTTCTTCCGAGCGGAATCACCGGTCCCGAGCTTTCGCGCACATTGCGAGTCGGCGGCGCGAATTGGCTGATCGGCGTGCCGCGATTGTACGAAGCACTCTCGAGTGCGGTCGAGCAGAACGTAAAAGAGCGAGGAGCATTTGCAGCCGCAGTGTTCGATCGACTGATTGGCATCTCGACCGCGCTTGCGCAGCGGGGCCGCCCCACTTTCGGCCGCATGGTATTCGGCGCCGTCCGTCGGAGCATTGCACCTGGCTTGCAGCGACTCGCATCGGGTGGCGCGGCACTCGCTGAAACAACCGAACGCATGGTGATCGGTCTTGGCTATGAAGTGCTCGCCGGCTATGGTTTGACCGAAACGTCTCCAATCGTTTCCTTCAATCGCCCGGGTCATGCACGGATCGGCAGCGCCGGTCAGGCACTGCCCGAGGTTGACGTGCGGCTACGCGGCCTGGACGCACATGGTATCGGCGAAATCGAAGTGCGCGGCCCGAGCGTCTTTGCGGGCTACCGCTCCGATCCGGAAGCAACCCGCGAGGCATTTACCGCAGACCGTTGGTTTCGCACTCGCGATCTGGGCCGTATCGATGCCCAAGGATATCTTTACCTTCATGGCCGTGCGACGGAGACGCTGGTGCTGGCCGGTGGTGAGAAACTCGATCCCGAAAGTGTCGAAGCCGGCTACAAGAACGCGATGGTCGATGAAATCGCAGTGCTTATCGATGACGGCAAGCTGGTCGCGCTGGCCGTACCATCGCTCATTGCCCGCTCGTATCCGGATGTGCAATCGCGTGAAGCCGCAATTCGCGCGGCGCTGTCAACGTGCGCGAACGAGCTGCGACGATATATGCAGTTGACCGGTTTTGCGCTTATCGAAGCGCCGCTGCCTCGCACGGAGCTTGGGAAGCTACGGCGCCATCTGTTACCCTCTCTCTATCGCACGGCTCGGCAGGGACGTGGGACCGCAATCATTCAGCTCTCGCCGAGCGATCGCGCATTGCTCGAGCGGCCAATCGCCGGGCGAATGTGGAGCTGGTTACAGGCCCACTTTCCACAGCAGCACTTGTCGCTCGACATGAGTCCGCAACTCGATCTTGGTGTCGATTCGCTCGGCTGGGCCACACTCACAATGCAGATCGAGCAGGCACTCGGAATCACCCTCGATGAACGCGCCTTAGAACAAGTCAAAACGCTCCGCGACCTTGTCGCCCTGGCTGCGGCGAAGCCCATTGCAAAGAGCATCGCATCGTCGTCGGCTTGGCTCGCGCCACCAAATGTTTTCGCGCGTGTGGTGTATCGTGCCGGTCACGCGATCAATCGCGCGCTCATTCGTTCGTTTTTCCCGCTTACGGTGGAAGGCCTTGAGCACGTGCCGGAGCGAGGCCCATACGTTTTGTGTGTGAATCACGCGAGTTTGCTCGATGCGCCCGTCCTTACCGCAGCGCTTCCTTGGTACGCGCTGCGGGAACTCTATTTTGCGGGCTCCGTCGAGGCCATGTTCTCGGCCCCTTGGAAGCGGCTTTTTAGCCGCTGCGCACACGTTTTTCCCGCTGACCCGGCGCACGGGGCTCGCGAAGGTCTTGCGCTCAGTGAGGCCGTGCTGCGGCGCGGGCAGGTGTTGGCATGGTTTCCGGAAGGCTGGCTCTCGAGCGACGGGACGTTGCAGCCGTTCTTGCCGGGGATCGGCTCGCTGATGCTTCATGTCGCCGCTCCGATCGTTCCGGTGTATATCGATGGCACATTTGATTCCCTTCCGGCGGGGCGCCGGCTTCCGCGGCGCCATTCACTGACGGTGCGGTTCGGCGAACCGCTTGCTCCACAGCGCTGGGCTGCGCTCTCCGCTCGGGAAGATGCGGCAGAGTCGATTGCCCTAGCCGTCAAGGAAGCAGTCGGCGACCTTCGCTAA
- a CDS encoding adenosylcobalamin-dependent ribonucleoside-diphosphate reductase: MPGSQVQNSVIGGALRTAIQQHVWETKYRYRNGGHGDRTIEDSWRRIASALSAVERRDRDAWEQRFYGILREFKFLPGGRIQAGAGTARKVTLCNCFVMGTIEDSMEGIFRALREGAMTMQQGGGVGYDFSTLRPRGAKASGVGAIASGPVSFMGVWDAMCETILSTGARRGAMIGTLRCDHPDVEEFITAKGRPGALRHFNLSVLITDAFMAAMRSDAEWPLVFPDTTHAGGRVYRRVRARELWEKILRANYDHAEPGLLFVDRINRLNNLWYCERISATNPCGEIPLPPYGACDLGSLNLTQFVRDPFTPQARLDESGLMATAEVATRFLDDAIDASRFPLPKQERSAHSSRRIGLGITGLGDALLMLGLHYASEAARSFAANVMQCVCLTAYRTSVALAREKGAFPAFEPEKYLEGQFVAALPHELRVAIRNDGIRNSHLVAIAPAGTISLLAGNISSGLEPLLAANVARKLLNQDGTTTSFELEDYAIGRWRERMHPTDALPPAFVCADEIAPFDQIAMQAALQSYVDNSISKTITVPEGFSFAAFRDVYDAAYDMGLKGCTTFRPNATTGAVVTALEEPD, translated from the coding sequence ATGCCCGGATCGCAGGTGCAGAACAGCGTAATCGGCGGTGCGTTGCGCACGGCCATACAGCAGCACGTCTGGGAGACGAAGTACCGGTACCGCAACGGCGGCCACGGCGATCGGACGATCGAGGATAGCTGGCGCCGGATCGCTTCGGCACTGAGCGCCGTTGAACGGCGCGATCGCGACGCCTGGGAGCAACGCTTTTACGGGATACTGCGGGAGTTCAAGTTTCTGCCCGGCGGCCGCATTCAAGCCGGCGCCGGCACGGCCCGCAAGGTGACGCTCTGCAATTGCTTCGTGATGGGTACGATCGAGGACTCGATGGAGGGCATCTTCCGCGCGCTGCGCGAGGGAGCGATGACGATGCAGCAAGGCGGCGGTGTCGGATACGACTTCTCGACCTTGCGGCCGCGCGGTGCCAAGGCTTCCGGCGTCGGCGCGATCGCGTCGGGTCCGGTTTCGTTCATGGGCGTATGGGATGCCATGTGCGAGACGATCCTTTCGACGGGAGCGCGCCGCGGAGCGATGATCGGCACGCTGCGTTGCGACCATCCGGACGTCGAGGAGTTCATCACGGCGAAAGGGCGGCCGGGTGCACTCCGGCATTTCAACCTCTCCGTCCTGATCACCGACGCGTTCATGGCTGCGATGCGCAGCGACGCCGAATGGCCGCTCGTCTTCCCCGACACGACGCACGCCGGAGGGCGCGTCTACCGGCGCGTACGTGCGCGCGAACTCTGGGAGAAGATCTTGCGCGCGAACTACGATCATGCCGAACCGGGTCTGCTCTTTGTCGACCGGATCAATCGTCTCAACAATCTTTGGTACTGTGAGCGCATTAGTGCGACCAATCCCTGCGGCGAGATTCCACTCCCTCCTTACGGTGCGTGTGATCTTGGCTCGTTGAACCTCACGCAGTTCGTGCGCGATCCCTTCACACCTCAGGCTCGGCTGGATGAAAGCGGTCTGATGGCGACGGCCGAGGTCGCGACGCGTTTTCTCGACGACGCGATCGACGCGTCGCGCTTCCCGCTTCCGAAACAAGAGCGGTCCGCGCATTCGTCGCGCCGCATCGGCTTGGGCATCACGGGCCTTGGCGACGCGCTGCTCATGCTCGGATTGCACTATGCGAGCGAAGCGGCGCGCTCGTTTGCGGCAAACGTGATGCAATGCGTCTGTCTCACGGCTTATAGAACCTCGGTCGCACTGGCACGCGAGAAAGGCGCCTTTCCCGCCTTCGAACCGGAGAAGTATCTCGAAGGTCAGTTCGTCGCGGCGCTGCCCCACGAGTTGCGCGTCGCGATACGCAACGATGGCATTCGCAACAGCCATCTTGTGGCGATCGCTCCCGCTGGGACGATCAGCCTCCTGGCCGGCAACATCTCAAGCGGTCTCGAACCACTCCTCGCCGCGAACGTCGCGCGCAAATTACTCAATCAAGACGGCACGACCACCAGCTTCGAGCTGGAAGACTATGCGATCGGCCGGTGGCGAGAGCGTATGCATCCAACCGACGCCCTTCCGCCGGCGTTCGTCTGCGCGGACGAGATCGCGCCGTTCGACCAGATCGCGATGCAGGCCGCATTGCAGTCGTACGTCGACAACTCGATCTCCAAGACGATTACCGTCCCCGAAGGCTTTTCCTTCGCCGCATTTAGAGACGTGTACGACGCAGCCTATGATATGGGCCTGAAGGGTTGCACGACCTTCCGCCCCAACGCGACGACCGGCGCGGTGGTGACGGCACTCGAAGAGCCCGACTGA
- a CDS encoding ATP-dependent DNA ligase: MARKTVAFKVLARVFARLELLSSSTAMIDTLARFLPKLAPEEAKVAAYLLSGTLGPSFSAPQFGMAEKMIARAIAQAFGVPLTRVTSMAIKAGDLGAVAEKLATGRGKGFSILGVFELLMKIARTSGAGAQASKIQQLATLLTSTSDVEAKYVVRTVTGTHRVGAAEMTFLHALSRSAGGTKADKDYLEQAYNVLSDLGEVAFRVARDGLKSLRRVRPKPGVPVRMMLCSRVEDLDEVPLHLKGEMFAEYKYDGERAQIHKQSNGEIRVFSRRLDDITYQYPEVIEHLRKHLKARQAVIDGEVVAIDRKTGLLMPFQVVMQRKRKLKIEHYRKEVPVAFFAFDILYLNGKSLLATPLAQRKGLLQRHLIADRTAGLGAFIRTDDMNEIERYFHSAIARGAEGVVIKGATSPYQAGHRGWYWIKFKKDYTKELADTFDVVVVGALYGKGSRAGSYGSLLVAAFDPRTNKYYSFTKVGSGITDRLLRSLPKLLKPHVIPKKHRLVVTNMEMDVWFEPVNVIEIKGADLTASPVHTVAHDKLKTGGLALRFPRLVKLRDDKTAEEATTVREIWKMYRDHLRLARGAKGR, translated from the coding sequence ATGGCGCGCAAAACCGTCGCATTCAAAGTTCTCGCACGTGTCTTCGCGCGGCTCGAGCTGCTCTCGTCGAGCACGGCGATGATCGATACGTTGGCTCGCTTTCTCCCCAAACTCGCGCCCGAAGAAGCCAAAGTTGCCGCCTATCTGCTCTCGGGGACGCTCGGGCCGAGCTTCTCGGCGCCCCAATTCGGAATGGCGGAAAAGATGATCGCGCGCGCGATTGCACAGGCATTCGGCGTTCCGCTGACGCGCGTAACGAGCATGGCCATCAAAGCCGGCGACCTCGGCGCGGTCGCGGAGAAGCTCGCGACCGGACGCGGCAAAGGGTTCTCGATCCTCGGCGTCTTCGAGCTGCTGATGAAAATTGCGCGGACCTCGGGCGCGGGTGCGCAAGCATCCAAGATCCAGCAGCTCGCTACGCTGCTGACGAGCACGAGCGACGTCGAAGCGAAGTACGTCGTGCGAACGGTCACCGGCACGCATCGTGTCGGCGCTGCGGAGATGACGTTTCTCCATGCGCTCTCTCGCAGCGCGGGAGGTACAAAAGCCGACAAAGACTACCTCGAGCAGGCGTATAACGTGCTCTCCGATCTGGGTGAAGTCGCTTTTCGCGTCGCGCGCGACGGATTGAAGTCGCTGCGGCGCGTGCGGCCGAAGCCGGGTGTTCCGGTACGGATGATGCTCTGTTCGCGAGTCGAGGACCTCGACGAGGTGCCGCTGCACCTCAAGGGCGAGATGTTCGCCGAGTACAAGTACGACGGCGAGCGCGCGCAGATCCACAAACAAAGCAACGGTGAGATCCGCGTCTTCTCGCGGCGCCTCGACGATATCACGTACCAATACCCGGAAGTGATCGAACACCTTCGCAAGCATTTGAAGGCCCGGCAGGCGGTCATCGACGGCGAGGTCGTAGCCATCGACCGTAAGACCGGGCTGCTTATGCCGTTCCAAGTCGTCATGCAGCGTAAGCGTAAGCTCAAGATCGAGCATTACCGAAAGGAAGTGCCGGTCGCGTTCTTCGCTTTCGACATCCTCTACCTCAACGGCAAGAGCTTGCTCGCGACTCCGTTAGCCCAGCGTAAAGGCTTGTTGCAAAGGCACTTGATCGCCGACCGAACCGCCGGCCTCGGCGCCTTCATACGCACCGACGACATGAACGAGATCGAGAGATATTTCCATTCCGCGATCGCGCGCGGCGCCGAGGGCGTCGTTATCAAAGGTGCGACGAGCCCGTACCAAGCCGGTCACCGTGGCTGGTACTGGATCAAGTTCAAGAAAGATTACACAAAAGAGCTTGCCGATACGTTCGACGTGGTCGTTGTAGGTGCACTCTACGGCAAGGGCTCGCGCGCCGGAAGCTACGGCTCGCTTCTCGTTGCCGCATTCGATCCGCGTACGAACAAGTACTATTCGTTTACGAAGGTCGGTTCGGGAATCACCGATCGCCTTCTGCGGTCGTTACCCAAGTTGCTCAAGCCGCACGTCATTCCGAAAAAGCACCGCCTGGTCGTGACCAATATGGAGATGGACGTCTGGTTTGAGCCAGTGAACGTGATCGAGATCAAGGGAGCCGACCTCACCGCAAGTCCGGTGCATACCGTAGCGCACGATAAGCTGAAGACCGGCGGTCTTGCGCTGCGCTTCCCACGCCTGGTGAAACTTCGCGACGACAAGACTGCCGAAGAGGCGACGACTGTACGGGAGATATGGAAGATGTACCGAGACCACCTTCGACTTGCACGAGGAGCCAAAGGCCGATGA